The Desulfoscipio gibsoniae DSM 7213 genome contains a region encoding:
- a CDS encoding aldehyde ferredoxin oxidoreductase family protein: MKGFFGKLLRIDLTRQSYVQETIPDRVFKQYLGGKGLGSYLLLQNIKPGIDPLSPDNKLIFTTGPSTDTAMVGSSRYGVFGKSPLTGGYAESYAGGRVAPVMRRTGYDAIIFEGAADKPVMVEISDSSVLFHDASGLWGLDTYAAEEEVLKQVDIQGAQALVIGPAGENLVRFTCIENNRWRSAGRAGMGALMGSKKLKAVVFHGCAKAEVADPDMLKEVVKKIRDLGKGNPGVENYRNYGTTVMVKIMNGAKAFPNRYWNRAVDPEWESLSGDTFLQQYKVRPTACPNCFMACGKHVSIDSGEHAGLEIEGPEYETIYAFGGLCSINRLDQVAYLNDLCDRLGMDTITAGNLVGLVMEGNERGLIDTPVRYGDAGAAAELIMQMAQRTGLGETLSLGIKEAAPKLGLQDIAIHVKGMEPPGYDPRVLKGMGLAYATSARGACHLRATFYKPELAGMIDPATTEGKAELFIDFENRLTIFNTQILCVFFRDLITWETLIELNKAITGLEFTKEELWAVADRIINATHTFNQQQGLNRQDDTLPDRLFNEKVNDGQNGITLDELNRMIDDYYQLRGWY, encoded by the coding sequence ATGAAAGGATTTTTTGGAAAACTGTTGCGAATAGACCTGACCCGGCAAAGTTATGTACAAGAGACTATTCCGGACAGAGTTTTCAAGCAATATCTAGGTGGTAAAGGCTTGGGTTCCTATCTGCTGCTGCAGAACATTAAGCCTGGCATCGATCCACTTTCCCCAGACAACAAACTCATATTCACCACCGGCCCGTCTACCGACACAGCAATGGTAGGCAGCAGCCGTTACGGTGTGTTTGGCAAATCGCCGCTTACCGGCGGCTATGCTGAATCCTATGCCGGAGGCAGAGTGGCTCCGGTTATGCGCCGCACCGGCTATGACGCCATTATCTTTGAAGGCGCTGCAGATAAGCCGGTAATGGTGGAAATAAGCGATTCGAGCGTATTGTTTCACGACGCCTCCGGCCTATGGGGGCTGGACACATATGCAGCCGAGGAAGAAGTGCTGAAGCAGGTTGACATTCAGGGTGCCCAGGCGCTGGTAATCGGTCCTGCCGGCGAGAACCTGGTCCGGTTTACCTGTATCGAAAATAACCGGTGGAGATCCGCCGGCCGTGCCGGCATGGGCGCGCTGATGGGCTCAAAAAAACTTAAAGCGGTAGTGTTTCACGGCTGCGCCAAAGCGGAAGTTGCCGACCCGGACATGCTTAAAGAAGTGGTTAAAAAAATCCGTGATCTTGGCAAGGGCAACCCCGGGGTCGAAAATTACCGTAATTACGGCACCACGGTTATGGTTAAGATCATGAACGGCGCCAAAGCTTTCCCCAACCGGTACTGGAACAGGGCGGTTGACCCCGAATGGGAGAGCCTGAGCGGTGACACGTTTTTGCAGCAGTATAAGGTTAGGCCTACTGCCTGTCCCAACTGCTTTATGGCCTGCGGTAAGCATGTATCTATTGACTCGGGCGAACATGCCGGCCTGGAAATTGAGGGTCCCGAGTACGAAACCATATACGCCTTTGGGGGACTTTGTTCAATTAACCGGCTGGATCAGGTGGCATATCTTAACGACCTGTGTGACCGGCTGGGTATGGATACAATTACTGCCGGCAACCTGGTGGGACTGGTTATGGAAGGTAATGAGCGCGGCCTAATCGATACCCCGGTCAGATACGGAGATGCCGGGGCCGCTGCCGAATTGATTATGCAAATGGCCCAGCGCACCGGGTTGGGTGAAACTTTATCCCTTGGCATTAAGGAGGCAGCCCCAAAGTTGGGCCTGCAGGATATAGCCATTCATGTCAAAGGAATGGAGCCTCCCGGGTATGACCCCAGGGTGCTCAAAGGAATGGGGCTTGCTTACGCCACCTCGGCCAGAGGCGCTTGTCATTTAAGGGCTACATTCTACAAACCCGAGTTGGCCGGTATGATTGACCCTGCCACTACCGAGGGCAAAGCCGAGCTGTTTATCGATTTTGAAAACAGGCTGACCATTTTCAACACTCAAATACTATGTGTGTTTTTCAGGGATTTAATCACCTGGGAGACCTTAATCGAGCTAAACAAGGCTATAACCGGCCTGGAGTTCACCAAAGAAGAACTGTGGGCGGTTGCCGACAGAATAATAAATGCGACCCACACCTTTAACCAGCAGCAGGGTCTTAACAGGCAAGATGATACACTGCCTGACAGGTTGTTTAATGAAAAGGTTAACGACGGTCAGAACGGAATAACTCTAGACGAGCTTAACCGTATGATTGATGACTATTATCAGTTGCGCGGCTGGTATTAA